A stretch of the Pseudalkalibacillus hwajinpoensis genome encodes the following:
- a CDS encoding GNAT family N-acetyltransferase, producing the protein MFTYQINDDLYLRMYTIDDAEALYHLIDESRDYLKEWLAWVDYNTDIEASREFIQSTLKGVSETGGYPKTLGMFYKGELAGTVGFNEVNRTHKYATIGYWLSEKFQKKGIVTEACRGMINLGFNEIGLNRIEIRAASGNKKSQAVPERLGFTKEAVVREAELVNGQFYDHIVYGMLAREWLTKEKEA; encoded by the coding sequence ATGTTTACATATCAAATTAATGACGATCTTTACCTAAGGATGTATACGATAGACGATGCAGAAGCGCTTTATCATTTAATCGATGAATCAAGAGATTACTTGAAAGAATGGTTAGCATGGGTTGATTACAATACGGATATTGAGGCTTCCAGAGAGTTTATTCAAAGTACGTTAAAAGGCGTGAGTGAAACAGGAGGATATCCGAAAACGCTTGGCATGTTTTATAAAGGTGAGCTTGCTGGTACGGTTGGGTTTAATGAAGTGAATCGAACACATAAGTACGCGACGATTGGATACTGGCTGAGCGAAAAGTTTCAGAAGAAAGGTATCGTAACGGAGGCGTGTCGTGGAATGATTAATCTAGGATTTAACGAAATCGGGCTCAACCGGATAGAGATTCGTGCTGCCTCAGGAAATAAGAAAAGCCAGGCGGTCCCAGAACGACTAGGTTTTACGAAAGAAGCGGTGGTCCGGGAGGCGGAGCTCGTTAATGGACAGTTCTATGATCACATTGTGTACGGAATGCTAGCGAGAGAGTGGTTAACAAAAGAAAAAGAAGCATAA
- a CDS encoding Fur-regulated basic protein FbpA → MSHLISSEQDPKQKQSFIQRLLDRGIYKLKDKQLYECTMEELEYLMRKIDLP, encoded by the coding sequence ATGTCACATCTCATATCATCCGAGCAAGACCCTAAACAAAAACAGTCCTTCATTCAACGTCTATTAGACCGTGGAATTTATAAATTAAAAGATAAACAGCTCTATGAATGCACAATGGAAGAACTAGAGTATTTAATGAGGAAAATTGATCTACCTTAA
- a CDS encoding alpha/beta hydrolase, with protein sequence MAKYDVLLGAEPFYFEGNHIGVLVLHGFTGSTQSMRYLGEQLASEGYTVCGPRLKGHGTHYEDMEQSTYGEWIQSVEEGYQWLNERCEEIFITGLSMGGTLTLYLAEKHPEVKGIMPINAAIDLPGLEQMRGKTEPRFLDAIGSDIKAECVDELAYEKTPTKSIQEILALTEIARKGLEKISVPALIFKSLEDHVVPPENSTMIYNEIASSNKEVIELKDSYHVATLDHDKELIAEKCKAFVKALL encoded by the coding sequence ATGGCGAAATATGACGTACTACTAGGGGCAGAGCCTTTTTACTTTGAAGGGAATCACATCGGTGTGCTTGTTCTCCACGGTTTTACAGGTTCGACCCAAAGCATGCGTTATCTTGGAGAGCAATTGGCTTCAGAAGGGTATACGGTTTGTGGGCCGAGATTGAAAGGTCACGGTACTCACTATGAAGACATGGAGCAGAGTACATATGGAGAATGGATCCAGTCTGTTGAAGAAGGCTATCAATGGTTAAACGAACGATGTGAGGAAATCTTTATTACAGGCCTGTCGATGGGCGGCACGCTAACGCTTTATTTAGCTGAAAAACATCCTGAAGTGAAAGGGATCATGCCGATTAATGCTGCGATTGATTTACCAGGTCTTGAACAAATGAGAGGAAAAACAGAGCCGCGTTTCCTTGATGCAATTGGATCAGATATTAAAGCGGAATGTGTCGATGAGCTCGCATACGAGAAAACGCCTACGAAGTCGATTCAAGAAATTCTTGCTTTAACAGAGATTGCACGAAAAGGCCTTGAAAAAATATCGGTGCCGGCCTTAATTTTTAAATCACTAGAAGATCATGTCGTGCCGCCAGAGAATTCGACGATGATTTATAATGAAATAGCTTCATCGAATAAAGAAGTAATCGAACTAAAAGATAGCTATCACGTAGCGACGCTCGATCATGATAAAGAGCTAATTGCAGAGAAGTGTAAAGCATTTGTGAAAGCTCTTCTATAA
- a CDS encoding GNAT family N-acetyltransferase, whose product MEVRQLTADDAEAYWELRLEALKKNPEAFASSYEEAIQKDDPIKSTARNMESGATFGAFDQETLIGVITFVRGSGIKVRHKADLFAVYVTPEYRGKGAGRALLSCVMDYAKSQDALIKLSVSVVSTNERAKHLYKSYGFKTVYIEEKALYVQGRFLNEEHMVQYF is encoded by the coding sequence ATGGAAGTCAGACAGCTAACAGCGGATGACGCTGAAGCTTATTGGGAACTTCGGTTAGAAGCGTTAAAGAAAAATCCAGAAGCATTTGCCTCAAGCTATGAAGAGGCGATTCAAAAAGATGATCCGATTAAAAGTACAGCGAGAAACATGGAATCAGGTGCCACTTTTGGCGCTTTTGATCAAGAAACATTAATTGGTGTCATCACTTTTGTCAGAGGCAGCGGCATCAAGGTTCGTCATAAAGCTGATTTATTTGCTGTTTACGTGACGCCAGAATATCGTGGCAAAGGGGCAGGGAGAGCTCTTTTATCCTGCGTGATGGATTATGCGAAAAGTCAGGATGCTCTCATTAAGTTAAGCGTTTCAGTTGTATCTACGAATGAACGGGCGAAGCATCTGTACAAAAGCTATGGCTTTAAAACCGTTTACATTGAAGAGAAGGCCCTTTATGTTCAGGGAAGGTTTCTAAACGAAGAACATATGGTGCAATACTTTTAA
- a CDS encoding YciI family protein, translated as MKQFLYKLTLIPELLEEKNWTDKENSIVSEHFHALQQLLKNNKLIMAGRTLNNDPSSFGIVVIQVSSEKEAEALMKSDPAVRNGIMTAELFPYSVALYNEDFTTKQTSS; from the coding sequence ATGAAACAATTTCTATACAAGCTAACGCTAATCCCCGAGCTATTGGAAGAAAAGAACTGGACTGACAAAGAGAACAGCATCGTATCAGAGCACTTCCATGCCCTTCAGCAGCTGCTGAAGAATAATAAGCTCATTATGGCTGGCAGAACGTTAAACAACGACCCTTCTTCTTTTGGAATTGTCGTCATTCAGGTTTCTTCTGAAAAAGAGGCTGAAGCGCTTATGAAAAGTGATCCCGCTGTTCGAAATGGGATTATGACAGCTGAGCTCTTTCCTTACAGCGTTGCTCTTTATAATGAAGATTTCACAACAAAGCAGACGTCATCTTGA
- a CDS encoding sodium:solute symporter family protein, which translates to MDELLYLGVFLIYTIAILIFGKHGFDKTDELKGYFLAGRNLPLFPSIASFCATWFSAASLLGLPGLIYEGGMAVIWTTAIAWLLGLIGLFFISTKLYTYNVVTVPEFFLVRYDSKLLQIWVGIILSVSYLLYVVIQIRGFGIVVSQMLEVPYTVSVFLIYIFVLYTTFGGLHSVARTDIFHFCLILFGTMLGALFIVSEIGGLSEFMTGLSAIADRSDDSYLALFPEGGLSFWALVSAFLSLGIGVAANPQYAVRILSSRSKEVALKMVITSTVFLVLIYFSIFVIGIGSRVLDPNVSFSSTDEIYPFIITYLLQTPLKGILLISVVAAAISTANSQLLIMATSFVYDITLPIRKKKAIDLKVISWTRWMIFIFATFSLIIAFTPPEGIVPFSGHIWGIIAVSLFFPLYGGLYTKVAKRNALRSSFGGLITYLIAFLLIPQEVQSTYHPVLPSLAIAGLFFFWKGGRSS; encoded by the coding sequence ATGGATGAATTACTTTATCTAGGTGTTTTCCTCATCTACACCATTGCTATTCTTATCTTTGGGAAACACGGTTTCGATAAAACCGATGAGCTGAAGGGTTATTTTCTAGCGGGAAGAAATCTGCCTTTGTTTCCGAGTATTGCGTCCTTCTGTGCGACATGGTTTAGTGCAGCATCGCTTCTTGGTCTCCCTGGCTTGATTTATGAAGGGGGAATGGCCGTTATTTGGACAACGGCAATCGCCTGGTTACTTGGATTAATCGGATTGTTTTTTATTTCAACAAAACTCTATACATATAACGTTGTAACGGTTCCAGAGTTTTTCTTAGTACGCTATGATTCAAAGCTACTGCAAATTTGGGTTGGGATTATTCTTAGTGTTAGTTATCTCTTATACGTAGTCATCCAAATCCGAGGCTTCGGTATTGTGGTTAGTCAAATGCTTGAAGTGCCTTATACGGTAAGTGTGTTTTTGATCTATATTTTCGTTCTCTACACGACGTTTGGAGGGCTTCACTCTGTTGCACGCACGGATATTTTTCATTTCTGTTTAATCCTGTTTGGAACGATGCTAGGAGCTCTATTTATTGTGAGCGAAATAGGAGGGCTATCTGAATTTATGACGGGCCTATCAGCCATTGCGGATCGAAGCGATGATTCTTATTTGGCTCTGTTTCCTGAAGGAGGCTTATCGTTCTGGGCGTTAGTTAGTGCGTTCTTATCACTCGGAATTGGCGTTGCGGCAAATCCTCAATATGCTGTGCGGATTCTTTCGTCTCGATCGAAAGAAGTGGCGTTAAAGATGGTTATCACGAGTACGGTCTTTTTAGTTCTTATCTATTTTTCTATTTTTGTAATAGGTATAGGCTCAAGAGTATTGGATCCTAACGTTTCGTTTAGTAGCACAGATGAAATTTATCCTTTTATTATTACGTATTTACTCCAAACGCCTCTGAAGGGGATTCTGCTTATTAGCGTTGTCGCTGCTGCTATTTCTACGGCTAATTCTCAGCTCCTTATAATGGCGACGAGCTTTGTGTATGATATCACGCTTCCGATCCGCAAGAAAAAAGCGATTGATCTAAAGGTGATTTCATGGACGCGCTGGATGATTTTTATATTCGCGACGTTTTCTCTTATTATCGCCTTCACGCCGCCAGAGGGAATCGTACCATTTAGCGGACATATATGGGGGATCATTGCCGTTTCGCTGTTTTTCCCTTTATACGGGGGGCTGTACACGAAAGTGGCGAAACGAAATGCCCTTCGTTCATCTTTCGGAGGCTTAATCACCTATCTTATTGCCTTTCTTCTTATTCCGCAGGAGGTTCAGTCAACTTATCATCCCGTTCTCCCGTCCCTTGCGATAGCAGGACTTTTCTTCTTTTGGAAAGGGGGTAGATCTTCCTAA
- a CDS encoding sensor histidine kinase codes for MRHSIERKILVPFLIIVLLPIFIIGAVSMWSSYQSEKQLKQATAQEQLISLNRYADKLDERVQNGSMSEEDAKSLIKIMINETKGLYIEEEDGTLSSEGEVVQPNEIDWYNGEANSNLWTENTVLTEQLEQWNWTLYHPLTFSFYSGSLPNIQKYTLLISIFTGVIAVQFTILLSYHLSKPIKNLAAFCKRIALGEREDDLHMKENRKDEIGVLSTSLKEMVQTLDERNVQIEKIKKLNETILDSVHVGIVLVIEGASSVYNEAAQTMMKEDPLLRERFEKLTIHETKKRSEEIWNHKRHEEKVFYAVSYKVLNTTEKQRSIITFEDITHRRKLEQRVERMSRLASLGEMASGIAHEIRNPLAGIKTTTELLTRRLKLSEDQLALTENMMLDIDRVNKIITNILQFSRPMDTNPSVIHVDDTFHSLVLLMKTVASEKNVTLDIERNEDEIIVDRDHLRQILLNLILNGINAMPDGGKLTLSSYKSGANVTMTVSDNGVGMEDSVMEKIFDPFFTTRSEGTGLGLSIVHQLVVQNNGEMDVRSTLGKGTTFFITFPTRKGEV; via the coding sequence ATGCGTCATTCCATTGAACGGAAAATATTAGTCCCTTTCTTAATTATCGTTCTGCTACCGATCTTTATCATTGGTGCTGTATCGATGTGGTCGAGCTATCAGTCTGAGAAACAATTAAAACAGGCAACAGCTCAAGAACAGTTGATTAGTCTTAATCGCTATGCGGATAAGCTGGATGAACGTGTTCAGAACGGAAGTATGAGTGAAGAAGATGCGAAGTCATTGATCAAAATCATGATAAATGAAACGAAAGGTTTGTATATAGAAGAAGAGGATGGAACCCTATCTTCAGAGGGGGAAGTCGTTCAACCGAATGAAATAGATTGGTACAATGGAGAAGCTAACTCCAATTTATGGACAGAAAACACCGTGCTAACAGAGCAGCTAGAGCAGTGGAACTGGACACTTTATCATCCGCTGACATTCTCTTTCTATTCCGGATCACTCCCGAATATTCAAAAATATACGCTGTTAATTAGCATTTTTACAGGTGTGATTGCCGTTCAGTTTACGATTCTTCTTTCTTATCATCTTTCAAAACCAATCAAAAACCTTGCTGCTTTTTGCAAAAGGATTGCTCTTGGTGAGAGAGAGGACGATCTTCATATGAAAGAGAATCGTAAAGATGAAATTGGTGTGCTTTCCACCTCTTTAAAAGAAATGGTGCAAACACTTGATGAAAGAAATGTCCAAATTGAGAAAATAAAGAAGTTGAATGAAACGATTTTGGATAGTGTTCACGTTGGCATCGTTCTTGTAATAGAAGGAGCTAGCTCTGTTTACAATGAGGCGGCTCAGACGATGATGAAGGAAGACCCTCTTTTAAGAGAGCGGTTTGAGAAATTAACGATTCACGAAACGAAAAAAAGAAGTGAAGAAATCTGGAATCATAAACGTCATGAAGAGAAAGTGTTCTATGCGGTGAGTTATAAAGTCTTAAACACCACAGAAAAGCAGCGATCCATTATTACATTTGAAGACATTACACATAGAAGAAAATTAGAGCAGCGCGTGGAGCGAATGTCTCGTCTTGCTTCATTAGGTGAAATGGCATCCGGAATTGCTCATGAAATTCGGAATCCACTAGCTGGCATTAAAACGACGACAGAGCTATTAACACGAAGACTTAAGTTGTCAGAAGATCAGCTTGCGTTGACAGAGAACATGATGTTGGACATTGATCGTGTGAATAAAATCATCACGAATATTCTCCAATTCTCAAGGCCAATGGACACGAATCCTTCTGTCATTCATGTAGACGATACGTTTCATTCACTTGTCTTGCTTATGAAGACAGTGGCGAGTGAAAAGAATGTCACGCTAGATATTGAACGAAACGAAGATGAAATCATCGTAGACCGCGATCATCTTCGTCAAATCCTATTGAATTTAATTCTAAATGGTATCAACGCTATGCCTGATGGCGGCAAACTGACGCTTTCAAGTTACAAGAGCGGAGCGAATGTAACGATGACGGTGTCAGATAATGGCGTAGGTATGGAGGATTCTGTAATGGAGAAGATCTTTGATCCATTCTTTACAACACGTTCTGAAGGAACAGGGCTTGGTTTGTCGATCGTCCATCAGCTAGTCGTTCAGAATAACGGGGAAATGGATGTAAGAAGTACCCTTGGAAAAGGCACGACGTTCTTTATCACATTTCCAACGAGGAAGGGGGAGGTTTAG
- a CDS encoding sigma-54-dependent transcriptional regulator, producing MAVKVGIIDDETTLRLTLQMFLEDEGYEVRVASTLEEGWTLVDEFSPQVLLLDIRLPDGNGLDTLHKWKDHYPEMAVMMLTAYGDAKTAVRAIKEGAFDYLTKPFELEELKITLEKWMKQHHLEKEVERYREEERRTKLVRMIGESEQMNELKDKISLIAESNDTTVLVRGETGTGKELVARSIHQQSHRHEGPFVAVNCASIPSDLIEMELFGREKNSAPNQSQPKIGLMEWADGGTLFLDEIGDLSLDIQVKLLRFLEDKKIKRIGSVHDIEMDVRVIAATNRSLEKMIQEKEFRSDLYYRLNVVPVKLPPLRERENDIVMLTDYFLNEFCQQMRKETPMLRADAKKRLLNYDWPGNVRELKNTIERIAILHREDELAAHHFDFLNPVEGQVEGSKSIEEVVFDRDFSLEDHIESIEKKYIEKAIQDAKWNITQASKLLGISRYALQRRIDKYDIT from the coding sequence ATGGCTGTGAAAGTAGGGATTATTGACGACGAAACAACGCTTCGTCTTACACTCCAGATGTTTCTTGAAGATGAAGGTTATGAAGTGCGAGTTGCCTCAACGCTTGAAGAAGGCTGGACGCTAGTGGATGAATTTAGTCCTCAAGTGCTGCTATTAGATATTCGCTTACCAGATGGGAACGGTCTTGATACTCTGCACAAGTGGAAAGATCATTACCCTGAAATGGCTGTGATGATGCTTACGGCGTATGGTGATGCAAAAACGGCCGTTCGTGCGATCAAGGAAGGGGCTTTTGATTATTTAACAAAGCCTTTTGAACTCGAAGAACTGAAAATCACCCTGGAAAAATGGATGAAGCAGCACCATCTTGAAAAAGAAGTAGAGCGATATAGAGAAGAGGAGAGAAGAACCAAACTCGTTCGAATGATCGGCGAAAGTGAACAAATGAACGAGTTGAAAGACAAAATTTCTCTTATTGCAGAGAGCAATGATACGACTGTGCTCGTAAGAGGAGAGACGGGGACAGGGAAGGAGCTTGTGGCGAGAAGCATCCATCAACAAAGCCATCGTCATGAAGGACCTTTTGTTGCGGTGAACTGTGCGAGTATACCTTCAGATCTCATTGAAATGGAACTGTTTGGTCGTGAAAAAAATAGTGCACCTAATCAATCTCAACCGAAGATCGGGTTAATGGAATGGGCAGATGGTGGAACTCTATTTCTTGATGAAATCGGTGATTTATCACTCGATATTCAGGTAAAGCTTCTGCGCTTTTTAGAAGATAAGAAGATTAAGCGAATTGGCAGTGTGCACGATATTGAAATGGACGTTCGTGTCATTGCTGCAACGAATCGTTCTCTTGAAAAGATGATACAGGAGAAGGAGTTCAGGTCCGATCTTTATTATCGATTGAACGTCGTACCGGTGAAGCTACCACCCTTACGTGAACGTGAGAATGATATTGTCATGCTAACAGATTATTTCCTAAATGAATTTTGTCAGCAAATGAGGAAAGAAACGCCAATGCTTCGAGCAGATGCGAAAAAGCGACTGTTGAACTATGATTGGCCAGGTAATGTCAGAGAGCTCAAAAATACGATCGAGCGCATTGCCATTTTACATCGAGAAGATGAGCTTGCCGCTCATCATTTTGATTTCTTAAATCCAGTTGAAGGACAAGTAGAAGGGTCGAAATCAATTGAAGAGGTTGTTTTCGATCGGGATTTTTCATTAGAAGATCATATTGAATCTATCGAAAAGAAATATATCGAGAAAGCGATTCAAGACGCGAAGTGGAATATTACGCAGGCCAGTAAGCTACTAGGCATCAGTCGATATGCCCTGCAGCGTCGAATTGATAAATACGATATAACATGA
- a CDS encoding NRAMP family divalent metal transporter: MASKNKAPLSIENRPTKSKWGVILGAAFLMGSSAIGPGFLTQTAVFTEQLLASFGFVILMSIILDIGVQANIWRIIAVSKKKGQDIANMVVPGLGYFLAFAVALGGLAFNIGNVGGAGLGMNVLFGIDPRIGAAITGVITIGIFLSKEAGVAMDKIARILGGIMILLTLYVAFQSNPPVGDAITHTFAPDKIDVFAIITLVGGTVGGYITFAGGHRLLDAGISGKENLHQVTKSSVSGILIASIMRVFLFLAVLGVVSTGFKLDPANPPASVFQQAAGAIGYKMFGVVLWAAGITSVVGAAYTSVSFLRTLSKKVDRHHSGVTIGFIAVSTIIFTFIGKPVLLLILAGAFNGLILPVALGTLLVAAYKKSIVGDYKHPLWLTIFGGFVFLITAYLAIVTLIDKVPQLFS, encoded by the coding sequence ATGGCTTCGAAAAATAAAGCACCATTATCGATAGAGAATCGTCCAACGAAAAGCAAATGGGGCGTCATTCTTGGCGCTGCCTTCTTAATGGGCTCATCAGCTATTGGACCAGGTTTTCTAACCCAGACGGCTGTCTTTACCGAACAACTTCTAGCAAGCTTTGGGTTTGTTATTCTAATGTCCATTATTTTAGACATTGGTGTACAAGCTAATATTTGGCGAATCATTGCAGTATCTAAGAAAAAAGGTCAGGACATCGCCAACATGGTTGTCCCTGGACTTGGCTATTTTCTTGCGTTCGCCGTAGCGCTTGGTGGACTTGCCTTTAATATTGGGAACGTCGGTGGTGCCGGACTCGGGATGAATGTTCTCTTTGGCATTGATCCTCGTATCGGTGCAGCGATTACAGGCGTGATTACGATTGGAATTTTCCTTTCGAAGGAAGCTGGCGTGGCGATGGATAAAATCGCGCGAATTCTCGGTGGAATTATGATTTTACTTACATTGTACGTAGCGTTCCAAAGTAATCCACCAGTCGGAGATGCGATTACGCATACATTTGCGCCAGATAAAATTGATGTGTTTGCGATTATTACATTAGTCGGTGGAACAGTTGGGGGATACATTACGTTTGCAGGGGGACATCGTCTGCTTGATGCGGGGATTTCAGGTAAAGAAAACCTCCACCAGGTAACGAAAAGCTCTGTTTCAGGAATTTTAATTGCGTCGATCATGCGTGTCTTTTTATTCCTTGCGGTGTTAGGTGTTGTTTCAACAGGATTTAAATTAGATCCTGCGAATCCTCCAGCTTCTGTTTTCCAACAAGCAGCCGGGGCGATTGGTTATAAAATGTTTGGTGTTGTTCTTTGGGCAGCAGGAATTACGTCAGTCGTTGGTGCGGCGTATACATCTGTTTCGTTCCTAAGAACGCTATCGAAGAAAGTGGATCGTCATCATTCAGGAGTAACGATTGGATTTATTGCCGTATCGACGATCATTTTCACTTTCATCGGAAAGCCGGTTCTGTTACTGATCCTTGCTGGAGCATTTAACGGATTGATTTTACCGGTTGCTCTTGGGACGCTCCTTGTAGCTGCTTATAAGAAATCAATCGTAGGGGATTACAAGCATCCGCTATGGCTAACGATCTTTGGTGGGTTTGTCTTCCTTATTACCGCTTATTTAGCCATCGTTACACTTATTGATAAAGTGCCACAGCTTTTTTCTTAA
- the pxpB gene encoding 5-oxoprolinase subunit PxpB produces MKLDYYPLGDTGIQLVFGTEISEETNQKIRMFADELAKHPINGVEEWVPAYTTLTIYYLPSKISYSTLKEKLEDMNEQQHGREAESASLVYIIPTYYGDEVGSDLEFVAEHNGLSKEEVISIHADKDYLIYMMGFVPGFPYLGGMSEEIATPRRENPRAEIEPGSVGIAGAQTGVYPLESPGGWQLIGQTPVKLYDPTSEDPILLESGHYLRFVSVSKTEFLEIKEAIKRGDYVVETEEKKVGYHEVS; encoded by the coding sequence GTGAAACTTGATTATTATCCGCTTGGTGATACGGGCATTCAGCTTGTATTTGGTACCGAGATATCAGAAGAAACGAATCAGAAAATAAGAATGTTTGCAGACGAACTTGCAAAGCACCCTATTAATGGAGTCGAAGAATGGGTGCCAGCTTATACAACGTTAACGATTTATTATCTTCCAAGCAAAATTTCTTACAGTACACTGAAAGAAAAGCTTGAAGACATGAACGAACAACAACATGGAAGAGAAGCAGAATCTGCTTCTCTTGTTTATATCATCCCAACCTATTATGGGGATGAAGTAGGATCCGATTTGGAGTTTGTAGCGGAGCATAACGGATTAAGTAAAGAAGAAGTGATCTCAATTCACGCAGATAAAGATTACCTTATTTACATGATGGGCTTTGTTCCTGGATTCCCTTATCTAGGAGGAATGTCTGAAGAAATCGCAACGCCAAGACGTGAAAACCCACGTGCTGAAATAGAACCTGGATCTGTTGGGATTGCTGGAGCTCAAACGGGCGTTTATCCGCTAGAGTCACCTGGTGGCTGGCAGCTTATTGGACAAACGCCTGTTAAGCTATATGACCCGACAAGTGAGGATCCGATTTTATTAGAATCAGGTCATTACTTACGTTTTGTTTCTGTTAGTAAAACAGAGTTTCTAGAAATTAAAGAAGCAATTAAGCGTGGAGACTATGTCGTTGAAACCGAAGAGAAGAAGGTGGGATATCATGAAGTCAGTTGA
- a CDS encoding LamB/YcsF family protein: MKSVDLNSDLGESFGAYKIGNDENVLPFISSANIACGYHAGDHNVMMKTVELAKSLGVSIGAHPGFPDLGGFGRRDMNMSPDEVYNLVAYQVGAIQGVANVHQATVYHVKPHGALYNKASKDSAIAKAIANAIYAVNPDLVLYGLAGSELVKAGKACGLTVAEEVFADRTYQQDGTLTPRTEPNAMIHDADEAVERVIRMITEGKVTAVNGSDISIQADTICVHGDEPEALLFVQKLRERIEENGIEIKRVGVNASV, translated from the coding sequence ATGAAGTCAGTTGATTTAAATAGTGATTTAGGAGAAAGCTTTGGGGCGTACAAAATCGGTAATGATGAGAATGTTCTTCCTTTTATTTCATCAGCCAATATCGCGTGCGGTTATCATGCGGGGGATCATAACGTCATGATGAAAACAGTTGAGTTAGCCAAGTCTCTTGGGGTTTCTATTGGTGCACATCCGGGATTTCCTGACCTCGGAGGGTTTGGCAGGCGAGATATGAACATGTCACCTGATGAGGTATATAATCTCGTCGCATATCAAGTCGGTGCCATTCAGGGTGTTGCGAATGTCCATCAAGCCACTGTTTATCACGTGAAGCCTCACGGTGCGCTTTATAATAAAGCATCGAAAGATTCTGCTATTGCCAAAGCGATTGCAAACGCTATCTATGCTGTTAACCCTGATCTCGTTTTATACGGATTGGCAGGAAGCGAATTAGTGAAGGCAGGAAAAGCATGCGGGTTAACCGTAGCGGAAGAAGTTTTCGCTGATCGCACGTACCAGCAAGATGGTACGCTGACTCCAAGAACGGAGCCGAATGCGATGATTCATGATGCGGACGAAGCTGTGGAACGAGTCATTCGCATGATAACGGAAGGGAAAGTAACCGCCGTCAATGGCAGCGATATTAGCATTCAAGCTGATACGATTTGCGTGCACGGAGATGAGCCTGAGGCGCTGCTTTTTGTTCAAAAATTGAGAGAACGTATCGAGGAAAATGGAATAGAGATCAAGCGTGTTGGAGTGAATGCCAGTGTCTAA
- a CDS encoding biotin-dependent carboxyltransferase family protein produces the protein MSNSLFKVKKSGLLSTIQDEGRKGYQQYGIVVSGAMDSFSMNIANFLVGNKGNEAVLEVTVMGPVLEVLNHAVIAICGGNLSPKVNGEKVQMWKSFEVKEGDRLEFGQPLSGARSYISVAGGYDVPFVMGSKSTYLKAGIGGIEGRALEKGDVLYRAEEFKGVSGRALHPEEIPDYHKELDIRVVMGPHAFTEKGTDTFLSTPYEVTPQSDRMGFRLKGEKIEHAGSADIISEAIPLGGIQVPASGDPIILMSDRQTTGGYTRIATVISSDIPYLAQAMPGSTIRFREVTVEEAQEAYEENDRFIRTLGKVSNPRR, from the coding sequence GTGTCTAACTCACTATTTAAAGTAAAAAAATCAGGTCTTTTATCCACCATTCAGGACGAGGGGAGAAAAGGGTATCAGCAGTATGGCATTGTTGTATCAGGAGCCATGGATTCTTTTTCAATGAATATCGCTAATTTTCTTGTTGGTAACAAAGGGAATGAAGCGGTTCTTGAAGTAACGGTTATGGGCCCTGTTTTAGAAGTGTTAAATCATGCTGTTATAGCGATCTGTGGCGGTAACCTTTCCCCAAAAGTGAACGGTGAAAAGGTTCAAATGTGGAAGAGCTTCGAAGTAAAAGAAGGGGATCGGCTAGAATTTGGGCAGCCGCTTTCAGGAGCAAGGTCATATATCAGCGTCGCAGGCGGCTACGATGTTCCATTCGTTATGGGCAGTAAATCAACTTATTTAAAAGCAGGGATTGGCGGTATTGAAGGACGAGCTCTTGAAAAAGGTGACGTGCTTTATCGTGCAGAAGAATTCAAAGGAGTTAGCGGACGTGCCCTTCACCCTGAAGAAATTCCTGACTATCATAAAGAGCTCGATATACGCGTCGTCATGGGCCCTCATGCTTTTACTGAAAAAGGGACCGATACCTTTCTATCTACTCCTTATGAAGTGACGCCGCAATCAGATCGAATGGGCTTTCGCTTGAAAGGTGAGAAAATCGAGCACGCGGGCTCGGCCGATATTATTTCTGAAGCGATTCCGCTTGGCGGGATTCAAGTGCCTGCTAGTGGCGATCCGATCATTCTTATGTCAGATCGCCAGACAACCGGCGGTTATACACGAATCGCCACTGTTATCTCAAGTGACATTCCATATCTCGCTCAAGCGATGCCAGGTAGTACGATTCGTTTTCGTGAAGTAACTGTAGAAGAAGCGCAAGAAGCTTATGAAGAGAATGATCGTTTTATCCGTACGTTAGGTAAAGTGTCTAATCCCCGTCGATAA